One Curtobacterium sp. MCLR17_032 genomic window carries:
- the purN gene encoding phosphoribosylglycinamide formyltransferase, protein MLELVVLISGTGSNLRALLEATRDAEYPARVVAIGADRDAEGLQLGEEYSIPTFTVPFTRYATRAEWGAALAEQIRQWTPDLLVLSGLMRLLPPAVVAEFGPSVINTHPAYLPEFPGAHGVRDALAAGVTETGASVIAVDDGVDSGPILAQERIPVLPGDTESTLHDRIKPVERRLLIQTVLDIANGHIDLKGTTPA, encoded by the coding sequence GTGCTCGAACTGGTCGTCCTGATCTCCGGTACCGGGTCGAACCTCCGAGCCCTGCTCGAGGCGACCCGCGATGCCGAGTACCCCGCCCGCGTCGTCGCGATCGGGGCGGACCGCGACGCCGAGGGCCTGCAGCTCGGCGAGGAGTACTCGATCCCGACCTTCACGGTCCCCTTCACCCGCTACGCCACCCGCGCCGAGTGGGGTGCGGCGCTCGCCGAGCAGATCCGCCAGTGGACGCCGGACCTCCTGGTCCTCTCCGGGCTGATGCGTCTGCTGCCGCCCGCCGTCGTCGCCGAGTTCGGCCCGTCGGTGATCAACACCCACCCCGCGTACCTGCCGGAGTTCCCCGGAGCGCACGGCGTCCGGGACGCCCTGGCCGCCGGCGTCACCGAGACCGGCGCGAGCGTCATCGCGGTCGACGACGGCGTCGACAGCGGTCCGATCCTGGCGCAGGAGCGGATCCCGGTCCTGCCCGGCGACACCGAGTCGACCCTGCACGACCGCATCAAGCCCGTCGAACGCCGGCTGCTCATCCAGACCGTCCTCGACATCGCCAACGGACACATCGACCTGAAGGGCACCACCCCCGCATGA